aaaacgTGACAACCTCCCATCCTTTATTTTTTGACTGAAGAAAGAACAAAGCCAGAACTTTTTAATAGCGATCAAATCTTTCGAGCAACCAAATTATCTGTTAAAATGTGTTTAGTAATGTGGGGTTGATATCGAATTCCTGGCTTGTGGGCGAGATCCGCAGATGGTGGTAAAGTAACAAGAAGCAAGCTATGAATAATAGGCATACTCAACTAGCAGGGGCTACAATTTCCCTACCATTAAGGGTCAAATCACGAGGCAggttttagtatttatattcCTAGAACGTCCACACCGGCGCTTCACAATGACCAATGTTCATGTTCCACTGCTACAAACATGTACAGAACGTGGAACTATTTTCCCTCCTTGGATCTGCAAATCATTAAATTCCCTCCTTAAATTACACAAAATATTTCCCCTCCTCTGTTCACTTGTAccttgttttgttcttttttcttctaagCCATTATGGGAAACGAAGCTCATGACCAACAATACTCAAAAAAGTTGCAAACATATGCTCACAGCCAAAAGCACAAGCTGAAGCCTATTGTGCTAGTCATACTCACCAACCTTGCCACCATTTACATCTTCACTGGTCCATTTAGTTTTTTGTACCACTCCTCTGCGAGCTCTCGTGACTCAAACTCTATCTTGCAGGAACTCAACTCCACCAAAGCTCAACTTGCTGCCACTCACTCGCTCTTGTCTGAACTACACTACAGACTCAACTCCTCTAACTTACTTGTCCAGGCACTGCTTATCGACCTTACGCGTCAACAAGAAAAGCAATCCAACAGTGCTGATCAGAATCAAGTGAGTAGGAAGTTTGGGAATGATGAGCTTAGTTTTGCACTTGGTCCTCACAAGCTCCCCTTTGGGTACTCACCAATGATAGGGTCAGATGAGATTCACACACCTGTTGGTGCATTCTGCATGAAGCTCCATGATGAGTTAAATCGATATATGACGTATGAGATTGGAGGGGAGTGCCCTATGGATTATGTGCTTGCACAAAGGCTCATGCTCAAAGGGTGTGAGCCACTCCCTCGTAGGAGATGCCACCCAAAGTCTCCTGCAAATTATGTGGAGCCAACACCTTTGCCTGAGAGCCTTTGGTCAACCCCACCAGACACCAGCATTGTATGGGAGGATTATGCTTGTAAAAGTTACCAGTGCCTTGTTGACAGAAAGAACAAGCCTGGCTCATACAATTGCAAGAGTTGCTTTGATTTACAAGGGGAAGAGAGGAATAGGTGGATCTTTGATGATGGTGGACTTAGTTTTGGAATAGACCAAGTTCTTGCAACCAAAGCTGCAGGGACAATTCGAATTGGACTTGACATTGGTGGTGGAACTGGAACTTTTGCTGCAAGGATGAAGGAAAGGAATGTGAATATCATCACTAGCACACTGGATTTGGATGGTCCTTTCAACAACATCATTGCATCAAGGGGTTTGGTACCGATGCATATTAGCATCTCTCAAAGGTTTCCATTCTCTGACTACACACTGGACATTGTACACTCCATGGATGTCTTGAGTAATTGGATACCAGACACCATGCTTGAGTTTGTACTATTCGATATATACAGGGTGTTGAGGCCAGGTGGTCTATTCTGGCTTGAtcatttcttttgctttgaGTCACAACTCAATAAAACTTACGTGCCTATGTTTGATCGAATTGGATTCAATAGATTGAGGTGGCACGTTGGAACCAAACTTGATGATGGGGCTCACAAGAATGTGTTGTACATTTCATCCCTAATGGAGAAACCAATGACTTGAGGCAAGTGTATGAACCCATAAGATTACTTAGGGAAGTTTTTTTATCACCTTGCGAAAAAATGTTAAGATCTTGACTAAAATCGAAGTTCTTCTAAATTTATATCGCACTGTTAAGATAACTAGTACTTCAATCCTATCAATTTCATGCACTGGTGGTGACTGTAGTGAGTTTTATAATCTTCCAACCAAATTATGAGCAACGAGGATAACAGAACTGATTTAATGACGATAAAGGTTTTGATACTTTACGTAACATCGTTCATTTAAGCCGTTGTTGTCgccataattaaaataaaaagttgagcCAGAAAACTTATATTGAGTAAACGTAACATCTAAGATGTTATTGTCAAAATGGTACTTTCTTCCCATATTTTATAGAGTAACTAACAAATCTCTCATTCCGCTTCTAAGTTCTAACATTGTTATGACTTTGTCTTTAAGAAGTGAGAATTAAGAGAGAAAAGTGTATTAAATTGTCTTTTAACCTCGATTCTTAAGTAACGTAAAACTATTACACATACCAAAAGAATAATTACGTCCCaacttacttttattttttatcttggtgtcacaagttcattttttttctatacatACATTGCGCAACTTTCAAACAACAAGCAAAATTTTCCTAAATCATGATGTTTCACTAGAACAATTAAAGGGAAGGTTCTTTCTACTTTGCTAATAACAAGTTTATGGTCGTGATGTGGCTTCATCTCCTTGTTAAGTATACGTTTTCTTGGGGGGATCATTAACTGGCATTGTTTCAACAACTTCAACATGTATTGATTACCATTGCTTTTACTTGATTGCGTGCAAAGACAGTAACTAAATTCTACTTGGTGGCTAAGTACTGcaggttttatttttgttgaactgATACATTATCAGGAAAACATGTGGTGCcacttatttacaaattaagtaaatattctTTATTAGAAGTCAATTTTATGCATCTGTTGATTAGATTACAGAAGGTGTAAAAGAAAAGCCATTGAACTCATTCATAAATTGATAAACCACGCccatatacaaaacaaaaaggtCTATATTTTTGTATGCTCCATATCCGAACCTATATTCTTTCTACATTTCACATCTTTAGATGGAGAGAAATGGGAAATAAATGATAAAGAAGGAAACGTGAACCATAATACAGACTTATACTTAGAAGCTAACTACCACAAACTCTAATCTACAATTTCTACTTTGCTTTTTTGGCCTAGAAATGCTAATAAACAAACGTCTCTTGACTTCAATCTTGAGAAAAAGACTAACTTAACTATGCTCACTTgttgaatataaattttctgCACTTGAACCAACAGATTCATTGCTGTAAAGGTGGTCTTGTTGGGAACTCACTATACTCACCTCCTGAAATCTATGACTGGATGAAGAGGATGCTGCTAATTCAGATGTTAGGTTCAAACCAAGAGATCGCAacatttcttcaatttctttaacCACTTCACTCATTGTGGGCCTGTCGACTCCTGAATCTTGAAGACACTCCATTGCAAGGTCAACAAACTTCTCAAAACCCTCCAATGTTGATCCTGAACAAATGGATGGATCAATAGTTTCGTGAAGACCATACAAGTCTTTTGTCCTATCTATTGTATTGCTGACCACTTTAACAATGTATTTCCCTCGTTCTATTGGCCTTTTTGCAGTAATTAGCTCTAGCATTAGCACCCCAAAACTATAGACATCACTCTTTTCAGTCAACCGCTGACTAGTATAATAATCTGGATCCAAGTAGCCCTGCATCAACAAATTGAACTCATTGTCATCAGTCATCACTAAAGTTCAATGAGATCTTCTGcaacagaaaatattttaaactagaTTTTGCTCCAGACAGATGATGTGTTTTCCATTTCTTGGTATGTGTTGCACTAAGAGCTGAAATGCTTACAAAAAATCCTGAAATTTCTCAattcaggaaaaaaaattacatgaaaattattttaaaactcatCAAAAGCATGCAATAAATGATATTCTACCTCCACGTATTTGAAAACTTTCAATCAGTTATTTAGCTTCTTATTTTATAGCAAAAGCTAGTAGAAGATATACATATACAAACCATTGTTCCTTTAACTTGAGTGGTAACATGATCTTTATCATCATCTAAGATGGACTTGGAGAGACCGAAATCAGAAACTTTAGCATTATAGTTCTCATCTAGCAAGATGTTGTTTGACTTGATGTCCCTGTGTATAATAGGGGGATCAGCATGTTCATGAAGATAAGCCAAACCCCTGGCAGCACCAAGGGCTACTTTCAGCCTTCTGCTCCAGCTCATCGCGATTTTATGTTTCCCTGCATAGATCATATGATTGTTATTACTTATAAGGTACATTAGATACCGAGTTATGAATTTGACATATGTTATTAAGCAACCATTTACAGATTtgaatatcatatttataagaATAGAAACACTGGAACTGGGATTTGAGTAAGTTAATTTATCTTTCAGAAGAAGATATAGTTTAGTGCCTTGTCAATGTTCACTGGATGAAACTTAGGAAACTGAATAGTAAGCACTGACCAAAAGATGAATGTCATGCAATGAAAATATTCCATActaataatattcattaatatgTGCTGTAACTATCAAATTGGATATATTTAGTAAACCTACAAGTGAGAGCATCTTTCAAAGTTCCATTAGGAACGAACTCGTAAACCAGCATTTGTTCTTCGTGTTCAAAGCAGAATCCCACAAGGCTAACCAGATTTTTGTGGTGGACTCGGGAAAGGAGTTCAATTTCGGCTTTGAATTCTTGCGCTCCCTGTTTTGACTCTTTTTGAGCTCGCTTTATGGCTACAACTTGCCCTGTGGGAAGAGTTCCCCGGTAAACCTGTGAACATTTACTTATCAGTCTATTGTTAGAAGTATATAGTTAAATTTCTGTCAATAAATGTATAACACGTTCTTGTTAAATTTGTTGCCAATGAGGGAGTATCATGTCTCTGTTGATGGTAGCTTAAGCTCCATGTGCATGCAATGGTTAGAAATGTGGGAGAATTAGAATAAGGAACTAACCGAGGAGAtcttccaaaaattaatcactATGGGGCTAATTGACAATGTTTAACTCAGTATTGCGAATATCATTgcaattaaatttagttaacttaTAAAACATTCacaagttattatttattaataattgagtttatgtccaattcaaccttacaaaataaatttgtagaataatatttataccttatttatatattataatttggtcttgtCATTGCAGAATCTTTAACATTATTGTTTTGTAAGTAAAAATTCTTGTGCCAGGTGTGTCTAAATCATACTTTTGCAGTATTATGAAAATAAGTATAGGGTGAGAAGTCCATGACCAGTCATGTATGGTTGCAAGGTTAAACTTTGTTGTTCTCTTAAGAATAGTTCTCACTCATCATTATGTATTTATTCATAACTCAGCAGCACATTAAAGTTAACAAGAAGCAATCAAGACCTTTCCATAACCCCCTGATCCAACATCATTGGCTTGTGAGAAGTTGTTTGTGTATTTCTGAATTTCCTTAAAAGAGAACTGCCTTGGTGCTTTTAACTGAGGGGTGCCGCAATTGCTTTTACTTGGATCCCAGTTTCctgcatttttttttgcataaattaatataaattcacGGAATTCCATTTACCTGTTAAGAAACTgagttttgaattatttaccAAAAGGATTGCTTCGAGATATTGCTCTTTCTGCCCTTCTCCTTTGGCGGAAAGCATAAAAACCTGCCAGGCCTAATAACACTAGCAAAAGAGAAAAACCTCCAATTGCTACTCCAATAATTATTGCAGTGCTTGATGAATTACTTGACTGCTTAGGTCCTTTATTATGACAAGAAGATAGACAACTTAGGATAAGTATTTCTGTGACTAGATAATGGGGTGAAAAAGTTAGTAGTGTAGTTACCTTCAACATGGTTTCCTGCAATAAAATCAAATGCACTATATGCACTTCGGTTGCCAAGCAAGAAGCTTATACTAGATTGCTCTTGTTGGCTGAAATGATTTTGGTCTAGTGGGAAAATTTGTATGATAAACTCAAAACCTCGAAATGGATCTTTAGTTGAAAGGGTTAAAGAAACTGAATCAACAGGTAGATGATGAGATTGAAATTCCTTCATTAGAATTTCCTCCAGGTTTGTTGTATTACTCCAATCAAAATAGGAAGGGGCTCTGCAAGTCAATGTTCCTGTATATGGATATCCACATTTGCAGTTGGGGCTGAGAGTCTGATCTGGGCTGCAGCTACCATGTTGAcagttattttgttgttttgtgtcGAAGATATCCAGGTTGGTACAGTAATCCTGCAAAGTTTCTGCTCCATTTTCAGTGCAAATCGGGTTGTGTGCGAGCCTGCAGACAAAAGTTTCATCAATACTCAATAGTTAGTACTTCAGTCATATAAAAGGGCTAAAAAAGAAAGACCTGTAAATATTGAATCTTATGCTTGAAAAGAAGGCTAAACTTGTATGAGGTGACAAATAAACTATGTACAAAAAAGGCCCAGAATCATTAACAAGTAACTCTTACATTATCCTGATAAGTGGGGGATCATTTGATTGCTTATAATCCTGAATTGAATTTGACCTCAAATCTACAACTCGCAGTTGTCTGCTATAGTTGGTGCCAATATCCAAGGTTCCACCAAGGTGGTTGTCTTTCAGCACACTGTAAATATGTTACATGGTATTTGTCATGTATGTTATTTCAAATCTAtaacttcttttatatttttagttctgATAGTAAAGACTGTAAGATTAATCATTAAGGCAGATGACTCACACATTCTGTAAATTGGCAAGGCTAAATAAAAAGTTCGGAATGGTTCCAATTAGGTACAAATTCTCCATTT
Above is a genomic segment from Vigna radiata var. radiata cultivar VC1973A chromosome 10, Vradiata_ver6, whole genome shotgun sequence containing:
- the LOC106775737 gene encoding LOW QUALITY PROTEIN: probable leucine-rich repeat receptor-like protein kinase At5g49770 (The sequence of the model RefSeq protein was modified relative to this genomic sequence to represent the inferred CDS: inserted 2 bases in 1 codon), encoding MGERILIPLLLFFNCLLFAVAQDITKDLEVLKSLSESWQGQLQNWEGSDPCSWYGINCRNSRVVSISLTDIGLTGQLSGDIGSLSELDNLDLSNNRGLTGPLPREIGNLKKLTKLTLVGCGFTGRIPDEIGSLQQLEVLSLNSNNFAGSIPPSIGNLSNLTWLDLADNQLDGSIPVSSGTTPGLDMLHNALHLYIXILFSFQFFFINDFSLCNERCIQHISNIVCSHLGKNRLSGQIPPKLFSSKMTLIHVIFHCNLLVGNIPETLGLVTSLTVVRFENNSLNGQLPQSFNNLINVTDLLLSNNKLEGAMPNLTGMNSLRYLDLSNNSFEKSNVPLWLSNLKNLVTLQMENLYLIGTIPNFLFSLANLQNVVLKDNHLGGTLDIGTNYSRQLRVVDLRSNSIQDYKQSNDPPLIRIMLAHNPICTENGAETLQDYCTNLDIFDTKQQNNCQHGSCSPDQTLSPNCKCGYPYTGTLTCRAPSYFDWSNTTNLEEILMKEFQSHHLPVDSVSLTLSTKDPFRGFEFIIQIFPLDQNHFSQQEQSSISFLLGNRSAYSAFDFIAGNHVEGPKQSSNSSSTAIIIGVAIGGFSLLLVLLGLAGFYAFRQRRRAERAISRSNPFGNWDPSKSNCGTPQLKAPRQFSFKEIQKYTNNFSQANDVGSGGYGKVYRGTLPTGQVVAIKRAQKESKQGAQEFKAEIELLSRVHHKNLVSLVGFCFEHEEQMLVYEFVPNGTLKDALTWKHKIAMSWSRRLKVALGAARGLAYLHEHADPPIIHRDIKSNNILLDENYNAKVSDFGLSKSILDDDKDHVTTQVKGTMVCIWLLGSRLLY